AGGGCAGCGGCTGGTACGCCACGGATTTCAGGAATTCGGGCAAGAGCGGGTCGGCGGCCGGCGGGACATCCGACGCGAAGGGCGAATCGAAATCCGACGCGAAGACCGACGCAAAGACCGAATCGAAGCCCGGGTCGAAATCGGAATCCGGAACGGAATCCGGATCGGCGTCGAAATCCGGCGCGGATTCGGGGTCGGCGGGCAAGGGCACCACGTCCGTCTCGACCCCCTGAGGCGCCGGCCCGCGGCGGCTGACCCCGGCCCGCCGGTCCGGGCCTCCGTCGGGGCGCGGCGCCTGCTGCGCCCCAGCAACTCCCCGACAAGCGAGCGACGCGCGTGAAAAAATACCTCATCACCGGCCTGCTGATCTGGATCCCGCTCGTCATCACGATCTGGGTGCTGAAGCTGGTCGTCGACACGCTCGACCAGTCGCTGCTGCTCTTGCCGCAGGAGTTCCGCACCGAGGCCTGGCTGGGCATCCACATTCCCGGCATGGGCGTGATCATGACGCTGGTCATCGTCTTCCTGACCGGCCTGTTCGCGACCAACCTGATCGGCGCGCGCCTGGTGCAGTTATGGCATTTCGTCCTGAACCGCATCCCGGTCGTGAGTTCGGTCTACTCGAGCGTCAAGCAGATCTCCGACACGCTGTTTTCCTCGAGTGGTCAGGCATTCCGCAAGGCGCTGCTGGTGCAATGGCCGCGCGAGGGCATGTGGACCATCGCATTCCTCACCGGCGTCCCCGGCGGCGACGTGAGCAACCATCTGAAGGGCGATTACGTGAGCCTGTACGTGCCCACGACGCCGAACCCGACCGGCGGCTACTTCCTGATGCTGCCGCGCTCGCGCATCCGCGAACTCGACATGACGGTGGACGAGGCGCTCAAGTACATCATCTCGATGGGCGTCGTGGGGCCGAAGGGCAACGGGACGCCTCCGCCCGAGTCGGCGCCACCGCGTCCCGCGGACGCAGGCCGCCCCGTCGCCTCCCGAAATTGACCGGACCGGCGCGACGCGAGGCGTTCCCGCCGGGGCCGCCTCGCGCGCGGCCGGTCCGCCCCCGCACCCGATCCCGACGAAACGACACCGGAGTTCCGACGTGAAACGCACCGACTACTGCGGCCGCATCGACCGCCGCTTTCTCGCCCAGGCCGTGACGATCGCCGGCTGGGTCCACCGCCGCCGCGACCACGGCGGCGTCATCTTCGTCGATCTGCGCGACCGCGAGGGACTCGTGCAGGTCGTCTGCGACCCCGACCGCGCCGCGACCTTCGCGACCGCCGAGAAGCTCCGCAACGAGTTCTGCGTGCGCGTGACCGGCCTCGTGCGCGCGCGGCCCGAAGGCACCGTCAACCCGAACCTCGTGTCCGGCGAGATCGAGGTGCTCGCGCACGAGATCGAGATCCTGAACGCGTCGGCCACGCCGCCCTTCCAACTCGACGACGACAACCTCTCCGAGACGGTCCGCCTCGAGCACCGCGTGCTCGACCTGCGGCGGCCGGCGATGCAGAGGAACCTGATGGTCCGTTACAAGGCGGCGATGTCGGCGCGCCGGTATCTCGACGAA
The window above is part of the Burkholderiales bacterium genome. Proteins encoded here:
- a CDS encoding DUF502 domain-containing protein, whose protein sequence is MKKYLITGLLIWIPLVITIWVLKLVVDTLDQSLLLLPQEFRTEAWLGIHIPGMGVIMTLVIVFLTGLFATNLIGARLVQLWHFVLNRIPVVSSVYSSVKQISDTLFSSSGQAFRKALLVQWPREGMWTIAFLTGVPGGDVSNHLKGDYVSLYVPTTPNPTGGYFLMLPRSRIRELDMTVDEALKYIISMGVVGPKGNGTPPPESAPPRPADAGRPVASRN